ATCAAAATATTCAAATTGAACCGGCCAAAGAAGTAGGCGACAAAAACCTTGTGAGCATTCGTGTAAACATCATGCAAAATGGTGGACAAGCGCCAATTAAATTAGATTTCAAATGGCGTAAAAACAGTAAAACGGGCGAATGGCAAGCTTATGATATGGTTGCTGAAGGCGTGAGCATGGTTGTCACCAAACAAAATGAATGGAGCGGTATCTTACGTCAACAAGGTATTGATGCATTAACTGCTCAAATTCAAAAATCTGCTGCTGCACCAGTGACATTGAGCAAATAAGCGAATGACTGCGTTAAAGTGGGATTTAATCCAAAATAATGATAAGATAGCTCTCCAATTATCGGGGGAGCTATCCCGCAACACGTTGTTACCATTATGGCAACAACGTGCTTCTTTTTTATCAGAAAAGCAAAACAATCAAAGTCTCATTGAATTTGATTTAACTGAAATCAATCGAATTGATTCTGCCGGTTTTGCATTATTGTGTGATTTTTTACATGATTGTGAGCAGTTACCAAATAAAAAAGTGCGGTTGATAAACCCTCCAGAACAGTTATTAACCCTTGCTGATTTAGTGAATTTATCTCATTGGATTAGCACTTTTATCGACCATAATTAAAACGGAAATCCGAATGGAACTGCAAGAAATTGAACATATTTTAAAAGAAAGCCTGAATGTAGATGAAGTTTATGCTCAAGGTGAAAATGCTCATTTTGGTGTGATTGTAGTAAGTGATGAAATCTCAGCACTTTCTAAATTAAAGCAGCAACAAACCATCTACGCGCCATTAATGCCTTATTTCCAAACTGGCGAAATTCACGCTTTAACTATTAAAACCTATACCACTGCAAAGTGGAAAATGGATCGTCTATTACATCAAGCAAGCTAGGATTTTCTATGGAAAAATTTCGTGTTTATGGCGGGCAATCTCGCTTAACTGGTACTGTAACCATCTCTGGTGCAAAAAATGCTGCACTTCCTATTCTTTTTGCCGCAATTTTGGCAACTGAGCCGGTTAAATTAACAAACGTACCAGAACTAAAAGATATTGATACCACTTTAAAAATCTTACGTAAACTTGGCGTTGTGGCAGAGCGTGATGCTGAAGGTGCAGTATTATTAGATTGTTCTAAAATTGATCATTTCGTTGCGCCGTATGAATTAGTAAAAACCATGCGTGCCTCTATTTGGGCATTAGCACCTTTGGTGGCTCGTTTTCATCAAGGTCAAGTTTCTTTACCTGGCGGTTGTTCAATTGGTGCACGTCCAGTCGATCTTCACATTAGTGGCTTAGAAAAACTCGGTGCGACCATTGAGCTTGATGAAGGTTACGTAAAAGCAGTTGTCGCAGATCGTCTTGTGGGTACACGTATTGTGATGGAAAAAGTGAGCGTTGGTGCAACTTTATCTATCATGATGGCGGCAACGCTTGCAAAAGGTACAACAATTATTGAAAACGCTGCTCGTGAGCCAGAGATCGTCGATACAGCAGATTTCCTCAATAAAATGGGCGCTAAAATTACAGGTGCCGGTACCGATCACATTGTGGTTGAAGGTGTTGAGCGTTTAACAGGCTGCGAGCACAGCATTGTGCCAGATCGTATTGAAACCGGCACATTCTTGATTGCGGGTGCCATTTCTGGTGGTCGCGTGGTATGTAAAAATACTAAAGCGGATACCATGGATGCGGTGATTGATAAACTTCGTGAAGCGGGTGCCGAAGTTGAAGTCACAGAAGATAGCATTACATTGGATATGCATGGCAATCGTCCGAAAGCCGTCAATATTCGTACTGCACCACACCCAGGTTTTCCAACAGATATGCAAGCGCAGTTCACCTTGCTAAACATGGTGGCAGAAGGCACCAGTATCATTACTGAAACCATCTTTGAAAACCGCTTTATGCACATTCCAGAATTAATTCGTATGGGGGGTAAAGCTGAAATTGAAGGTAACACCGCAGTTTGTCATGGTGTTGAGCATCTTTCTGGTGCAGAAGTGATGGCAACGGATTTACGTGCGTCAATTAGTCTTGTGTTAGCAGGATGTATCGCAAGTGGTGAAACTATCGTGGATCGTATTTATCACATCGATCGTGGTTATGAACACGTTGAAGATAAACTTCGTTGTTTAGGTGCGAAGATTGAACGTTTCTCTGAAAAGAGCGAAGAAGTTTAATGAAATCCAGATAAAAAAGAGCGGTCAATTTTGACCGCTTTTTTATTTTCTATTCATTATTTTTTCGAATAATCTCTCGCCCCAAAAATGGCTGTACCAATGCGTACCATCGTTGAGCCACATTTAATGGCACTTTGCATATCATCGGTCATCCCCATTGAAAGCGTATCAATTTGTTGATGAGGAAAAGCGATTTTCAATTGCTCAAATAATTGTTCCATTTGGTTAAAAGCCGCTTCTTGTTCAGCAATATTATCTGTTGGTGCAGGGATCGCCATTAATCCACGTAAACGTAAGTGCGGTAGATTTTCGATGTGTTTTGCAAGCTCAATCATTTCACTCGGTTGAATACCTGATTTACTGGCTTCATCACTGATATTAATTTGGATTAGAACGTTCAAAGGGGCTTTATTGGTTGGACGTTGTTCATTTAAACGATCGGCAATTTTTGCACGTTCTAGCGTTTGCATCCAATCGAAATGTTCAGCCACAAGACGCGTTTTATTGGATTGCAATGGGCCAATAAAATGCCATTCAAGCTGAATATTCTGTGCTTCAAAATACTGAATTTTATCTACACCTTCTTGAACATAGTTTTCCCCAAATGCTTTTTGTCCTGCGTGATAGGCTTCTAAAATCGCTTCATTGGGTTTAGTTTTAGAAACCGCTAATAAAGTGACCGCACTTTCAGGGCGATGAGCGAGTTGAGTGGAGGTTTGGATTTGTTGATGAATGGTTTCGAGTGCTTGTTGAATTGTCATCATTTTCTTCCTGAACAATGTAAAACTCGTTTTATTCTATACCAAAGTAATGATTTTTAGAAAAAAATCTTCATTTTTTCGATTTTATGTTTGACAAGCTCGCGCTTTTTCGGTATTTCTAAACACATCTTTTTTTCAAGGTAAAAATACGATGAAAAATAACCGCACTTTCACTATTACCACCATTATTATGACCATTACGACAATTAATGGGGCGGGTTAGTGCGTAGCAAACAGGATCAGGAAAACCCGCATTCAGTCTAGTGCGGGTTTTTTAATATTTAAAAATCACAACATCTGAGGATATTATCATGCGCGTATTAAAATTTGGTGGCACTTCATTAGCCAACCCTGAGCGTTTCTCGCAAGCAGCTCAATTAATCGAAAAAGCTCATTTAGAAGAACAAGCAGCCGGTGTGTTATCCGCTCCTGCTAAAATTACAAATCATCTTGTAGCCCTCTCTGAAAAAGCCGCATTAAACCAACCAACCGATACCCACTTTAACGAAGCCATTGAAATTTTCTATAACATCATTAATGGTTTGCACGCTGAAAATAATAAATTTGATCTTG
This portion of the Haemophilus parainfluenzae T3T1 genome encodes:
- a CDS encoding STAS domain-containing protein; amino-acid sequence: MTALKWDLIQNNDKIALQLSGELSRNTLLPLWQQRASFLSEKQNNQSLIEFDLTEINRIDSAGFALLCDFLHDCEQLPNKKVRLINPPEQLLTLADLVNLSHWISTFIDHN
- a CDS encoding BolA family protein; its protein translation is MELQEIEHILKESLNVDEVYAQGENAHFGVIVVSDEISALSKLKQQQTIYAPLMPYFQTGEIHALTIKTYTTAKWKMDRLLHQAS
- the murA gene encoding UDP-N-acetylglucosamine 1-carboxyvinyltransferase — its product is MEKFRVYGGQSRLTGTVTISGAKNAALPILFAAILATEPVKLTNVPELKDIDTTLKILRKLGVVAERDAEGAVLLDCSKIDHFVAPYELVKTMRASIWALAPLVARFHQGQVSLPGGCSIGARPVDLHISGLEKLGATIELDEGYVKAVVADRLVGTRIVMEKVSVGATLSIMMAATLAKGTTIIENAAREPEIVDTADFLNKMGAKITGAGTDHIVVEGVERLTGCEHSIVPDRIETGTFLIAGAISGGRVVCKNTKADTMDAVIDKLREAGAEVEVTEDSITLDMHGNRPKAVNIRTAPHPGFPTDMQAQFTLLNMVAEGTSIITETIFENRFMHIPELIRMGGKAEIEGNTAVCHGVEHLSGAEVMATDLRASISLVLAGCIASGETIVDRIYHIDRGYEHVEDKLRCLGAKIERFSEKSEEV
- a CDS encoding YggS family pyridoxal phosphate-dependent enzyme, translating into MTIQQALETIHQQIQTSTQLAHRPESAVTLLAVSKTKPNEAILEAYHAGQKAFGENYVQEGVDKIQYFEAQNIQLEWHFIGPLQSNKTRLVAEHFDWMQTLERAKIADRLNEQRPTNKAPLNVLIQINISDEASKSGIQPSEMIELAKHIENLPHLRLRGLMAIPAPTDNIAEQEAAFNQMEQLFEQLKIAFPHQQIDTLSMGMTDDMQSAIKCGSTMVRIGTAIFGARDYSKK